The following are from one region of the Carnobacterium gallinarum DSM 4847 genome:
- a CDS encoding polyprenyl synthetase family protein: protein MKVHPMWQEYPELQVELEKTLALIKKNINVRNKDIEATIIELINSGGKLLRPAYSLLFSKFGTEQNPEKARAIAAALEILHMATLIHDDIVDDSPTRRGTQTIQAKYSKDVAVYAGDYLFTVCFKLLARYSSSLESIEIDTRGMERILMGELDQMHLRYNQKITVRQYLTQISGKTAQLFALSCYSGALESGTSKKFSRNCYYIGNHIGMAFQIMDDILDYSQDDVSFGKPVLEDVRQGVYSIPLIFALRKQPKSFAPYLDKKDKMTEEDIQAVHQLVIELGGLAEAQDLATKYTAKALKDIKKLPNIPEKEIIMELTTTMLERTF from the coding sequence ATGAAGGTTCATCCAATGTGGCAAGAATATCCTGAATTACAAGTTGAGTTAGAAAAAACCCTTGCTTTAATTAAAAAAAATATCAACGTTCGGAATAAAGATATTGAAGCAACCATTATTGAATTAATTAATTCTGGTGGAAAACTACTACGTCCAGCTTATTCCTTATTATTTTCAAAGTTTGGAACCGAACAAAATCCTGAAAAAGCTCGTGCGATTGCTGCTGCTTTAGAAATTTTGCATATGGCCACCTTGATTCATGATGATATTGTTGACGATTCCCCTACACGCCGTGGAACTCAAACCATTCAGGCAAAATATAGTAAAGATGTTGCCGTTTATGCGGGAGATTATTTGTTCACAGTCTGCTTTAAATTATTAGCTCGTTATTCTAGCTCATTAGAAAGTATTGAAATCGATACTCGTGGTATGGAACGAATTTTGATGGGTGAATTAGATCAGATGCATTTAAGATATAATCAAAAAATTACTGTTCGCCAATATTTAACTCAGATTTCTGGTAAAACGGCTCAATTATTTGCTCTTAGTTGCTATTCTGGTGCTTTGGAAAGTGGAACATCTAAAAAGTTTTCTCGAAATTGTTATTATATTGGAAATCATATTGGGATGGCCTTCCAAATTATGGATGATATTCTAGATTATTCTCAAGACGATGTTAGCTTTGGAAAACCCGTTCTTGAAGATGTTCGACAAGGTGTTTATAGTATTCCATTAATTTTTGCACTTCGTAAACAACCAAAAAGCTTCGCTCCTTATCTAGACAAAAAGGACAAGATGACGGAAGAAGATATTCAAGCCGTTCACCAATTAGTTATTGAACTTGGTGGCTTAGCTGAGGCTCAGGATTTGGCTACAAAATACACAGCTAAAGCTTTAAAAGATATTAAAAAATTACCTAATATTCCTGAAAAAGAGATTATTATGGAATTAACAACGACTATGTTAGAACGCACATTTTAA
- the rplK gene encoding 50S ribosomal protein L11 — translation MAKKVVKLVKLQIPAGKANPAPPVGPALGQAQVNIMGFCKEFNARTADQAGLIIPVVISVYEDRSFTFITKTPPAAVLLKKAAGIESGSGEPNTKKVATVKRDKVREIAETKMPDLNAASVEAAMLMVEGTARSMGITIED, via the coding sequence GTGGCTAAAAAAGTTGTTAAATTAGTTAAATTGCAAATTCCTGCAGGTAAAGCAAATCCAGCTCCACCGGTAGGTCCTGCGTTAGGTCAAGCACAAGTGAATATCATGGGATTCTGTAAAGAATTTAATGCACGTACTGCTGATCAAGCTGGATTAATTATTCCAGTAGTAATCTCTGTATATGAAGATCGTTCATTTACATTTATTACAAAAACACCACCTGCTGCTGTTTTACTTAAAAAAGCTGCTGGTATTGAATCTGGTTCAGGTGAACCAAATACTAAAAAAGTTGCGACAGTTAAACGCGATAAAGTTAGAGAAATCGCTGAAACAAAAATGCCCGACTTAAACGCTGCATCTGTTGAAGCTGCAATGCTTATGGTCGAAGGTACTGCACGAAGCATGGGTATCACAATCGAGGACTAA
- the rplL gene encoding 50S ribosomal protein L7/L12, producing the protein MALNVEQIIADLKESTVLQLNDLVKAIEEEFGVTAAAPVAAAGAAGPAAEEQTEFTVELTAAGDQKIKVIKVVREATGLGLKEAKGLVDGAPAAIKEGVSKDDAEALKAQLEEVGATVEVK; encoded by the coding sequence ATGGCATTAAATGTTGAACAAATTATTGCTGATTTGAAAGAATCAACAGTATTACAATTAAATGATTTAGTAAAAGCAATCGAAGAAGAATTTGGCGTAACTGCTGCTGCTCCTGTAGCTGCTGCTGGCGCTGCTGGTCCTGCTGCTGAAGAGCAAACAGAATTCACAGTTGAATTAACAGCTGCTGGAGACCAAAAAATTAAAGTTATCAAAGTGGTTCGTGAAGCTACTGGCCTTGGCTTAAAAGAAGCTAAAGGTTTAGTTGATGGCGCTCCTGCTGCAATCAAAGAAGGCGTATCTAAAGATGACGCTGAAGCTCTTAAAGCTCAACTTGAAGAAGTTGGCGCAACAGTAGAAGTTAAATAA
- the menA gene encoding 1,4-dihydroxy-2-naphthoate polyprenyltransferase gives MGTLFAVYYFRDFNLGNTILFFAAMLIFDMTTTAINNFMDFQKAKDEGYKDQVNVIGQEKIPEKLVAFLIIFMLVVASLLGLLLVYRTDILLFFIGGICFFIGIFYTFGPVPISRMPVGELFSGVTMGFGIFFIAIYVNVMSGTLMNLTFAQHGYQFALVGNYLDLLIILLVSIPAIFTIANIMLANNLCDLDEDIVNHRYTLVFYIGRKMGVLLFNTLIYASYFAIILAVVLRIYHPIMLLTLLTVIPVRKNLATFNQKQVKSETFVLSIKNLVLINGASVILLAISLVF, from the coding sequence ATGGGAACTTTGTTTGCTGTTTATTATTTTAGAGACTTTAATTTAGGAAATACTATTTTGTTTTTTGCAGCCATGTTAATTTTTGATATGACTACAACAGCAATTAATAATTTTATGGATTTTCAAAAGGCGAAGGACGAGGGATATAAAGATCAAGTGAATGTAATTGGACAAGAAAAAATCCCAGAAAAGCTAGTTGCGTTCTTAATTATTTTTATGCTAGTAGTTGCTTCGTTATTAGGATTGTTATTAGTTTATAGAACAGATATTTTACTCTTTTTTATTGGAGGGATTTGTTTTTTTATTGGAATTTTTTATACTTTTGGTCCAGTTCCAATTTCACGAATGCCAGTTGGAGAGTTATTTTCAGGAGTTACAATGGGGTTTGGTATTTTCTTCATAGCGATTTATGTAAATGTAATGTCAGGCACATTAATGAATTTAACCTTTGCACAACATGGATATCAGTTTGCTTTAGTAGGTAATTATTTAGATTTATTGATTATTTTACTAGTATCCATTCCAGCGATATTTACTATTGCGAATATAATGCTAGCCAATAATTTATGCGATTTAGATGAAGACATTGTCAACCATCGCTATACGTTAGTCTTTTATATTGGACGTAAGATGGGCGTTCTTTTATTTAATACATTAATTTATGCATCCTATTTTGCTATTATTTTGGCAGTTGTGTTAAGAATTTATCACCCGATTATGTTACTTACGTTATTAACAGTAATTCCAGTTCGGAAAAATTTAGCAACGTTTAATCAAAAACAAGTCAAATCAGAAACATTTGTCTTATCTATTAAGAATTTAGTATTAATTAATGGGGCTTCGGTTATTTTGTTAGCCATTAGCTTAGTATTTTAA
- the rpmG gene encoding 50S ribosomal protein L33 yields MSSKKTALACSVCGSRNYAKKVNEGNRTERLEIKKFCKYCNQHTLHRETK; encoded by the coding sequence ATGAGTAGCAAAAAAACAGCATTAGCATGTTCAGTTTGTGGATCAAGAAATTATGCCAAAAAAGTAAATGAAGGCAACCGCACTGAACGTTTAGAGATAAAAAAGTTTTGTAAATATTGTAATCAACATACACTACATCGTGAAACAAAATAA
- the nusG gene encoding transcription termination/antitermination protein NusG, whose translation MEQIESEKQWYVLHTYSGYENKVKQNIESRSNSMGMEDYIFRVVVPEEEETETKNGKEKINMKKTFPGYVLVEMIMADDSWYVVRNTPGVTGFVGSHGAGSKPAPLLNEEIEVILRRLGISNRHQELDFEVNDTVTIIEGAFSGLTGKITEIDNERAKLKVNVEMFGRETSTELDFEQIDSL comes from the coding sequence GTGGAACAGATTGAAAGCGAAAAACAATGGTATGTGTTACACACGTATTCTGGCTATGAAAATAAAGTGAAGCAAAATATTGAGTCACGTTCAAATAGTATGGGAATGGAAGATTACATTTTCCGTGTAGTTGTTCCTGAAGAAGAAGAAACTGAAACTAAAAATGGGAAAGAAAAAATAAACATGAAAAAAACCTTCCCTGGTTATGTTTTAGTCGAAATGATCATGGCAGATGATTCTTGGTATGTAGTTCGTAATACTCCAGGAGTAACTGGATTCGTTGGATCACATGGTGCTGGTAGTAAGCCTGCGCCACTATTAAATGAAGAGATTGAAGTGATTTTACGTCGCTTAGGTATCAGCAATCGTCATCAAGAGCTTGATTTTGAAGTGAATGATACAGTAACTATTATCGAAGGTGCATTTAGTGGCTTAACTGGTAAGATTACTGAGATTGACAATGAACGTGCAAAACTAAAAGTAAATGTTGAGATGTTTGGACGCGAAACAAGTACTGAACTTGATTTTGAACAAATTGATTCACTATAA
- a CDS encoding LacI family DNA-binding transcriptional regulator, protein MNIKDIALLSECSISTVSRVLNNHPYVSEEKKQRVLKVIAETDYAPNSKARELQAGKSRNIGVVVPGIDFAYFNQLISGILQAAVEQNYMVTLLPTNHDKDTEAHYFKQLKNKRFDGIIVASRVHELAEIEQFTQYGPIVCCEDTGSYQVASVFVDRLSAYSQVFQELKVEGVEKIGITLSRKTRNSNSAKFTYMAYERFFDPIQPEYIVNYCYDSQSGMEAGEYFSNLEESQRPEVIFTNNDEVAAGIYQIYQNKNLPVQIIGQLNMYLSEILQISTIDLHLQKIGYHAFNLLKNHSIEKVSFAPTYIRR, encoded by the coding sequence TTGAATATAAAAGATATTGCACTGTTATCAGAATGTTCAATTTCTACGGTTTCCCGAGTGTTGAACAATCATCCTTACGTTTCTGAGGAAAAGAAGCAACGGGTGCTAAAGGTAATCGCTGAAACGGACTACGCACCTAACAGTAAAGCTAGAGAATTACAAGCGGGGAAGTCGCGGAACATTGGCGTAGTCGTACCTGGTATTGATTTTGCTTACTTTAATCAACTAATCAGCGGGATTTTGCAAGCAGCTGTAGAACAAAACTATATGGTTACTTTGTTGCCGACTAATCATGATAAAGATACGGAAGCTCATTATTTTAAACAATTGAAAAATAAACGTTTCGATGGAATTATTGTTGCCTCTCGGGTTCATGAACTTGCTGAGATTGAACAATTTACTCAATATGGACCGATTGTTTGTTGTGAGGATACGGGATCTTATCAGGTTGCCAGTGTTTTTGTAGATCGTTTAAGTGCGTATAGCCAAGTGTTTCAAGAGTTAAAAGTAGAAGGTGTTGAAAAAATTGGCATTACATTAAGCCGTAAAACACGAAACAGCAACAGTGCCAAATTTACTTATATGGCCTATGAACGTTTTTTTGATCCGATTCAGCCTGAATATATTGTAAACTATTGTTATGACAGTCAAAGTGGGATGGAAGCTGGAGAATATTTTAGCAACTTAGAGGAGAGTCAACGACCGGAAGTTATTTTTACAAATAATGATGAAGTTGCAGCAGGAATTTATCAAATCTACCAAAATAAAAACCTACCCGTTCAGATTATTGGTCAATTAAATATGTATCTAAGTGAAATTTTGCAAATTTCTACAATTGATTTGCATCTACAAAAAATTGGCTATCATGCATTTAATTTATTGAAAAATCACTCGATTGAAAAAGTAAGTTTCGCACCAACTTATATTAGGCGTTAA
- the rplJ gene encoding 50S ribosomal protein L10: MSQAAIATKQAIVETVTVKFTDAASVVIVDYRGLTVDQVTELRKQLREAGVEMKVIKNSILSRAAEAANLPGLGDVFKGPTAVAFSNEDVIAPAKIISEFADKVEALEIKGGIIEGKVSSTEEIQSLAKLPNREGLLSMLLSVLQAPVRNTALAIKAVADQKEEVA; this comes from the coding sequence ATGAGTCAAGCAGCTATCGCTACAAAACAAGCAATCGTTGAAACTGTAACAGTAAAATTTACTGATGCAGCATCAGTAGTTATCGTGGATTACCGTGGTTTAACAGTTGATCAAGTGACAGAATTACGTAAACAATTACGTGAAGCAGGCGTTGAAATGAAAGTTATCAAAAATTCTATTTTAAGCCGTGCCGCTGAAGCAGCTAATTTACCTGGTTTAGGTGATGTTTTCAAAGGACCTACAGCAGTAGCGTTCAGTAATGAAGATGTTATCGCACCTGCGAAAATTATCAGCGAATTTGCTGATAAAGTTGAAGCTTTAGAAATTAAAGGTGGTATTATTGAAGGAAAAGTTTCTTCAACAGAAGAAATCCAATCTCTTGCGAAACTACCGAATCGCGAAGGTTTACTTTCAATGCTATTATCAGTCCTACAAGCTCCAGTCAGAAATACTGCTCTTGCTATCAAAGCAGTTGCAGATCAAAAAGAAGAAGTTGCTTAA
- a CDS encoding NusG domain II-containing protein: MKKYFNMIRPWDILIITILTIGSFLPLGIFYLNQEKTEVAPNQAAPQLIAYISVDGKPIKQITLTGHKGTDTYRYEDKDGDYNLLEIEDEHIQMIDANCGDLVCVRSFGPISKSGETILCLPHKLIVEVRSTDGKTDGGMVTLGESTQLLARN; this comes from the coding sequence ATGAAAAAGTATTTTAATATGATTCGCCCTTGGGATATTTTAATTATCACAATACTTACCATTGGTTCTTTTTTACCTCTTGGTATCTTTTATCTAAATCAAGAAAAAACTGAAGTAGCACCAAATCAAGCTGCTCCACAATTGATTGCTTATATTTCTGTAGATGGAAAACCAATAAAGCAAATCACTCTTACTGGGCATAAAGGAACAGATACCTATCGTTATGAAGACAAGGATGGCGACTATAACTTACTTGAAATCGAAGATGAACATATTCAAATGATTGATGCTAATTGTGGTGATCTAGTCTGTGTACGAAGCTTTGGTCCAATTTCAAAATCTGGTGAAACTATTCTGTGCTTGCCACATAAATTAATCGTTGAAGTTCGTTCAACTGATGGAAAAACTGATGGTGGCATGGTCACTTTGGGTGAATCTACTCAGCTTCTGGCACGTAACTAA
- a CDS encoding Gx transporter family protein, with protein MTKNQKLVYIALLAAQGVVIGLIERGIPFPFAFAPGAKLGLANLITILAIFTLPVKDSFSVVWMRLLLTTLLGGTLSTFLYSCAGALLSYIGMLIVKQLGPKRVSIIGISATGGILHNIGQLAVASWIAQTWTVMLYLPVLSFMGILSGIAIGIAANYLLEHVQTLKNFRALYDRPTKQMKGVSK; from the coding sequence ATGACCAAAAATCAAAAATTAGTTTATATTGCTTTACTTGCAGCTCAAGGAGTTGTAATTGGTTTAATTGAACGTGGCATTCCTTTTCCATTTGCATTTGCTCCTGGGGCTAAACTCGGACTAGCAAATCTAATTACTATTTTAGCTATTTTTACTCTGCCAGTTAAGGATAGTTTTTCAGTTGTTTGGATGCGTTTATTATTAACGACCTTACTTGGTGGAACTCTATCAACCTTTTTATATAGCTGTGCTGGCGCACTTCTTAGTTATATAGGGATGCTAATAGTTAAACAATTGGGACCTAAACGCGTAAGCATTATCGGAATTAGTGCAACTGGTGGGATTTTGCATAATATCGGTCAGCTTGCGGTTGCCAGCTGGATTGCCCAGACTTGGACCGTCATGCTCTATCTACCGGTGCTTTCCTTTATGGGAATTTTATCTGGAATTGCCATTGGAATTGCTGCTAATTATTTATTAGAGCATGTCCAAACTTTGAAAAATTTCCGAGCTCTTTATGATCGTCCAACTAAACAAATGAAAGGAGTTTCCAAATGA
- the rplA gene encoding 50S ribosomal protein L1 yields the protein MAKKSKQYLTAAKQVDILKAYSVEEAVALVKSIDFAKFDATVEVAYRLGVDPKKADQQIRGAVVLPNGTGKTQRVLVFAKGEKAKEAEAAGADYVGDSDLVQKISGGWFDFDVIVATPDMMAEVGRLGRVLGPKGLMPNPKTGTVTMDVTKAINEIKAGKVTYRVDKAGNVQAPIGKVSFDDAKLVENFKTINDTMMKVKPSSAKGQYIKNITVTTTFGPGVKVDQGSF from the coding sequence ATGGCTAAAAAGAGCAAACAGTATTTAACTGCTGCAAAGCAAGTTGATATTTTAAAAGCTTATTCAGTAGAAGAAGCAGTTGCTTTAGTAAAATCAATCGATTTCGCTAAATTTGATGCAACAGTAGAAGTCGCTTATAGACTTGGAGTTGATCCTAAGAAAGCTGACCAACAAATTCGTGGGGCAGTTGTTCTTCCAAATGGAACAGGTAAAACTCAACGCGTCTTAGTATTCGCTAAAGGCGAAAAAGCTAAAGAAGCAGAAGCAGCAGGAGCAGATTACGTAGGTGATTCTGATCTTGTTCAAAAAATTAGTGGTGGATGGTTCGACTTCGATGTTATCGTTGCAACACCTGACATGATGGCTGAAGTTGGTCGTCTTGGACGTGTGTTAGGACCTAAAGGCTTAATGCCTAACCCTAAAACTGGTACTGTAACAATGGATGTAACTAAAGCTATCAATGAAATCAAAGCTGGTAAAGTAACTTACCGCGTTGATAAAGCTGGTAACGTACAAGCTCCAATTGGTAAAGTATCATTTGATGATGCAAAATTAGTAGAGAACTTTAAAACTATCAACGATACAATGATGAAAGTTAAACCTTCTTCTGCTAAAGGTCAATACATCAAAAACATTACAGTTACAACAACTTTCGGTCCTGGCGTAAAAGTTGACCAAGGTTCATTTTAA
- a CDS encoding NAD(P)/FAD-dependent oxidoreductase, with product MAGKNIVVIGAGYAGVAATKKLAKKYKKNKDVTITLIDRHSYHTMMTELHEIAGARTEPQAVQYDLQRLFCRLKNVNLVTDNVTNVDHDTKVVTTEHGSYSYDYLVLGMGGEPNDFGTPGVKEHGYTLWSWEDAVKLRAHIEETVAKAAKVRDEAKRKAMLTFTVCGSGFTGIEMVGELLEWKARLAKDNKISVDEITLYVIEAAPTILNMLDRNDAGKAERYMTKKGIKILTEAPIVEVKEDHIILKSGETIPTHTLIWTAGVKANSDTAEFGMEAARAGRLVANEYMEAKDLKDVYVIGDLVYFEEFENTPTPQIVQAAEGTAHTAAANIIAEIDGSEKHAYKGNYQGFMVSIGGRYGVACLFNKIHLSGFLAILMKHMVNLKYFLDIRSGYYAFQYIMHEFFHIKDERNIFRGHLARYGNVLWSVPLRVFYGSMWLLEAGKKTFGWFGGESWFGDSVKLPFEWLQNTDTTSGASQAATEVVEEVAKPIFGFSYAYGEDPMMVFDHAPKWFEAIMKVMIPNAEVALAFQKIMTILELLIALAIIAGLFTWLANAATIALVASFALSGMFYWVNIWFIFAALALMNGSGRAFGLDYYVIPWVQKVAGKWWYGTPRSLYGDK from the coding sequence ATGGCCGGAAAGAATATTGTTGTTATCGGTGCAGGTTATGCTGGAGTCGCTGCAACAAAAAAACTAGCTAAAAAGTATAAGAAGAATAAAGATGTAACCATTACTTTAATTGACCGTCATTCATACCACACTATGATGACTGAATTACATGAGATTGCTGGGGCTCGTACTGAACCACAGGCTGTCCAATATGACTTACAACGTCTGTTTTGTCGTTTGAAAAATGTTAACTTAGTAACGGATAACGTAACAAATGTTGACCACGATACAAAAGTTGTCACTACTGAACATGGTAGCTACAGCTACGATTACCTAGTTTTAGGTATGGGTGGCGAACCTAATGATTTTGGTACTCCAGGTGTTAAAGAACATGGTTATACTTTATGGTCATGGGAAGATGCTGTAAAATTACGCGCTCATATTGAAGAAACTGTTGCAAAAGCTGCTAAAGTTCGTGATGAAGCAAAACGTAAAGCAATGTTAACCTTCACTGTTTGTGGTTCTGGTTTTACTGGGATTGAAATGGTTGGGGAGTTATTAGAATGGAAAGCTCGTTTAGCAAAAGATAATAAAATCTCAGTTGATGAAATTACATTATACGTAATCGAAGCTGCTCCAACAATCTTAAATATGTTAGATCGTAATGATGCTGGTAAAGCAGAACGTTACATGACGAAAAAAGGAATCAAAATTTTAACTGAAGCTCCTATCGTTGAAGTTAAAGAAGATCATATTATCTTAAAATCCGGCGAAACTATTCCAACACATACGTTAATTTGGACTGCTGGTGTTAAAGCAAACTCTGATACTGCTGAATTCGGTATGGAAGCTGCTCGAGCTGGACGTCTAGTTGCAAATGAATACATGGAAGCAAAAGATTTAAAAGATGTTTATGTTATTGGAGATTTAGTTTATTTTGAAGAATTTGAAAATACACCAACTCCACAAATCGTTCAGGCTGCTGAAGGTACTGCTCACACTGCTGCTGCAAATATCATCGCTGAGATTGACGGTTCTGAAAAACATGCTTATAAAGGAAACTATCAAGGCTTTATGGTTTCAATTGGTGGACGTTACGGCGTTGCTTGTTTATTCAATAAAATTCACTTAAGTGGTTTCTTAGCTATTTTAATGAAACACATGGTGAACTTGAAATATTTCTTAGATATTCGTTCTGGATACTATGCTTTCCAATATATTATGCACGAGTTCTTCCATATTAAAGATGAACGTAATATTTTCCGTGGTCACCTTGCTCGTTATGGTAATGTATTATGGAGTGTTCCGCTTCGCGTATTCTATGGTAGTATGTGGCTTCTAGAAGCTGGTAAGAAAACGTTTGGCTGGTTTGGCGGCGAATCATGGTTTGGTGATTCAGTTAAACTTCCATTTGAATGGTTGCAAAATACTGATACAACATCTGGCGCTTCTCAAGCAGCTACTGAAGTTGTTGAAGAAGTTGCAAAACCAATCTTCGGTTTCAGCTATGCTTATGGTGAAGATCCAATGATGGTTTTCGATCACGCTCCTAAATGGTTTGAAGCAATCATGAAAGTAATGATTCCAAATGCTGAAGTTGCTCTTGCCTTCCAAAAAATCATGACAATTCTTGAATTGTTGATTGCTTTGGCAATTATTGCTGGTTTATTTACATGGTTAGCAAATGCTGCAACAATCGCATTAGTAGCTAGCTTCGCCTTGTCAGGTATGTTCTATTGGGTAAACATTTGGTTTATCTTTGCTGCATTAGCATTAATGAATGGTTCTGGACGTGCCTTTGGTTTAGATTATTATGTTATTCCATGGGTTCAAAAAGTTGCAGGCAAATGGTGGTACGGTACACCTCGCTCATTATACGGCGATAAATAA
- a CDS encoding winged helix-turn-helix transcriptional regulator, whose protein sequence is MKTTVYNIGVEATIDVIGGKWKPIILCHLKHDTKRTSELKRLMPKITQKMLTQQLRELELDGVVNRTVYEQVPPKVEYSLSTYGESLAPVLELLCLWGEIHVQQRVDIYHEDILLENKELS, encoded by the coding sequence CTGAAAACAACTGTTTATAACATTGGAGTTGAAGCAACAATTGACGTCATCGGTGGCAAATGGAAGCCTATTATTCTCTGCCATTTGAAACATGATACTAAGCGTACTTCTGAATTAAAACGATTAATGCCTAAAATCACACAAAAAATGCTGACTCAGCAACTTCGAGAGCTAGAATTAGATGGTGTTGTCAATCGTACCGTTTACGAACAAGTTCCTCCTAAAGTTGAATATTCCTTAAGTACTTATGGAGAATCGTTAGCTCCCGTATTAGAGCTACTTTGCTTATGGGGCGAAATCCATGTTCAGCAACGTGTTGATATTTATCATGAGGACATCCTTTTGGAGAATAAAGAACTTAGCTAA
- a CDS encoding alpha/beta hydrolase, protein MKKILLGVSVLLLVGIGYGAFFFFSEPQNQPILPEKKTTAKGTSTERDSSRQASESDSDSKGSQNKPTIFIHGYSGGRNSFGGMINRFAKTGEGTTSLIATIEGDGTISYQGDYKKDQSNPMIQVLFVENRSTEENQSGWIKKLLLSLKEKYDIQEFNAVGHSMGGVSLVNYITMVGSDPQYPTMDKLVSIAAPLNGLEIGNDGVTDYDLTSTGPKTLTERYQNFMDSRTNIPVDLAVLSIAGDKEDGTKSDGSVSVASALSSKFIFEGQVEDYREMTFTGAKAAHSLLHENTAVDKAVATFLWKEKK, encoded by the coding sequence ATGAAAAAGATTTTACTTGGAGTCAGTGTGTTACTCCTTGTTGGGATTGGATATGGTGCTTTTTTCTTTTTTAGTGAACCGCAAAATCAACCAATCTTGCCAGAAAAGAAAACGACTGCCAAAGGGACATCCACAGAAAGGGACTCTAGCCGTCAAGCCTCAGAGTCTGACAGTGACAGTAAAGGGAGTCAAAATAAACCAACTATTTTTATTCATGGTTACAGTGGCGGCAGGAATTCATTCGGGGGTATGATTAATCGATTTGCTAAAACTGGTGAAGGAACGACATCTTTGATTGCTACTATTGAAGGCGACGGAACAATTAGCTATCAAGGGGACTATAAAAAAGATCAGTCGAATCCTATGATTCAAGTGTTGTTTGTTGAAAATAGAAGCACGGAAGAAAATCAAAGTGGGTGGATTAAGAAGTTGCTACTCTCATTAAAAGAGAAGTATGATATTCAAGAATTCAATGCCGTTGGTCATTCAATGGGCGGCGTTAGCTTAGTAAACTACATTACAATGGTTGGTTCTGATCCGCAATATCCAACAATGGACAAATTAGTTTCGATTGCTGCACCTCTAAATGGCTTGGAAATCGGGAATGATGGTGTAACGGATTATGATTTAACTTCGACTGGTCCAAAAACGTTAACCGAGCGTTATCAGAATTTCATGGACTCTCGCACGAATATTCCAGTAGATTTAGCAGTCTTGTCAATTGCTGGTGATAAAGAAGATGGAACAAAGAGTGACGGTTCAGTTTCAGTAGCAAGTGCGTTGTCAAGTAAATTTATTTTTGAAGGACAAGTTGAGGATTATCGAGAAATGACCTTTACGGGAGCCAAAGCAGCCCATAGCCTTCTTCACGAAAATACAGCAGTAGATAAAGCTGTTGCAACTTTTTTATGGAAAGAGAAAAAGTAA
- the secE gene encoding preprotein translocase subunit SecE translates to MGKFLKGVKSEMKQVTWPTGKELRKYTMTVFGTVFFFVIFFMVVDFGIKSILDLFIK, encoded by the coding sequence ATGGGGAAATTTCTTAAGGGCGTAAAAAGTGAAATGAAACAAGTTACTTGGCCAACTGGAAAAGAATTAAGAAAATACACAATGACCGTTTTCGGAACAGTATTTTTCTTTGTTATTTTCTTTATGGTTGTCGATTTTGGTATTAAGTCTATTTTAGATTTATTTATCAAATAA